Proteins encoded together in one Telopea speciosissima isolate NSW1024214 ecotype Mountain lineage chromosome 4, Tspe_v1, whole genome shotgun sequence window:
- the LOC122659549 gene encoding uncharacterized protein LOC122659549: MADAKSSTGNFNIQITSVKLNGASNYLLWSQGFEVYITARRKMKYLTMEPLQSTDDKYDDWKGVWEELKESYSQDTNLCRIYDLYKKFFSFKQDGKSLGEYYSSLKGMWEELNVYQPISTDAAVIKSQRSEFLVAKFLSGLDSDLQSITSQLLIGEKIPSMNEAYCRLQRVISPSVVKFDSAPTDKDNSALFTSTGGRGRGGGSTSSRDRGSNFGRGRGAGSGGRGTMSNTASSGSVDASSRWCTHCNRSNHTVDKCWLKHGKPQWAREQFTNSVVSDGGADSVHSSDTAPGSSTDGGNSSNDLVSQLLQRVLQLETSSSTSTAVLAHSGTTACFASSSSPWVIDSGASSHMIDKPNLFSSYTQPSMSSRISIADGSSIPINRKVSLSSDISLTNVLHVPKLPLNLLSDLATKMKIGGGYEKGGLYYFDLGTTSTAAVATSPGFYNEIRVQFGVSLKTLRTDNALELIQREASQFCSDNGILHQTFCSYTSQQNGVAERKNRHLLDVTRSLMFHMHVPKLYWANAVLIAYFLINRMPSSILHNQITFNIVFSDRAVFSLPPRVFGCHCFIHVLRPGLDKLSSWAVKCLFLGYSRTQKGYRCFDPVTHQQFISADVTFFESSPYFAGSSVDVNLDEVGRVAAPAPLPPLPLPIAAPPVQVYVRRHQQQSLLPLQPIAATPLPPPADSLTVDPPVGVDDLPIAQRKGTRTCTTRPLYPLANYVSISHLSLHYCAFATALHSTFIPTFYTIAMSHPKWKNAMDVEMEALISRKTWSLVDLPPGKDLVKCHWVYTVRYNPDGTVEQHKARLVAKGRQGSNVVILAIYVDDIIITGNDASGIAHFGASDDTDFSDPHQYRCLVGRLIYLTVTRLDISFVVGVISQFMQTPKQVHWEAACRILRYLKGAPGKGLVYHRQGHTSIVGFSDAA, translated from the exons ATGGCTGATGCTAAGTCTTCTACCGGCAACTTTAACATTCAGATTACCAGTGTGAAGCTGAATGGTGCTTCTAATTATCTACTTTGGTCTCAAGGCTTTGAGGTCTATATCACTGCTCGCCGGAAGATGAAATACCTTACCATGGAACCTCTGCAATCTACTGATGACAAATATGATGATTGGAAG ggtgtttgggaagaactcaaggaaAGCTACTCTCAAGATACAAATCTGTGCCGAATTTATGATCTCTATaagaaattcttctcttttaaaCAAGATGGAAAATCCCTTGGTGAGTATTACAGTTCATTAAAGGGgatgtgggaagaacttaaTGTATACCAGCCTATTTCTACTGATGCTGCTGTAATTAAGTCCCAACGATCTGAATTTTTGGTTGCCAAATTTCTCTCTGGGTTAGACTCTGATCTTCAATCCATCACAAGCCAATTGTTGATTGGAGAGAAGATCCCCTCTATGAATGAAGCTTATTGTCGGCTCCAGAGAGTTATATCCCCTTCAGTGGTGAAGTTTGATTCAGCTCCTACCGACAAAGATAATTCTGCCCTTTTCACTTCTACTGGAGGGCGTggccgtggtggtggtagtaCCTCTTCTCGCGATCGTGGTTCTAATTTTGGGCGTGGTCGTGGAGCTGGTTCTGGAGGTCGTGGGACTATGTCTAACACTGCTAGTTCTGGTTCTGTTGATGCTAGTTCTCGATGGTGCACTCATTGTAATCGGTCTAATCATACTGTTGATAAGTGTTGGCTcaaacatggcaaaccacagTGGGCCCGTGAGCAATTTACAAATTCTGTCGTTTCTGATGGAGGGGCTGATTCTGTGCACTCTTCCGACACTGCCCCGGGATCctctactgatggtggtaacTCTTCTAATGATTTAGTCTCTCAACTCTTACAACGAGTCCTGCAACTTgagacttcttcttctacatctaCAGCTGTCCTTGCCCACTCAGGTACTACTGCTTGCTTCGCGTCCTCATCCTCcccgtgggtcattgactccggaGCATCTTCTCACATGATCGATAAGCCTAATTTGTTTTCATCTTACACACAGCCTTCTATGTCATCTCGGATCTCTATTGCAGATGGATCCTCCATACCAATCAATAGGAAAGTTTCCTTGTCTTCTGACATATCTTTAACTAATGTTCTCCATGTTCCCAAGCTTCCTCTTAATCTTTTGtct gatcttgcaACAAAGATGAAGATTGGTGGCGGGTATGAGAAGGGAGGCCTCTATTACTTTGATTTGGGAACTACATCCACTGCAGCGGTTGCTACTTCTCCTGGC ttttataatgaaattcgagttcaatttggtgtttctTTAAAAACTTTGCGTACTGACAATGCCCTTGAATTAATTCAGCGTGAGGCCTCTCAGttttgttctgacaatggcatTCTTCACCAAACTTTTTGCTCTTATACatctcaacaaaatggtgtggcagagcgcaaaaatcgccatttattagATGTCACtcgttctttgatgtttcatatgcatgttcccaaactcTATTGGGCAAATGCGGTGTTGATAGCTTATTTTCtgattaatcgtatgccttcatCTATTCTACATAATCAAATTACTTTCAACATAGTATTTTCTGATCGGGCtgtcttctctcttcctcctcgtgTTTTTGGTTGTCATTGTTTTATTCATGTGCTTCGCCCAGGGCTTGATAAGTTATCTTCCTGGGCTGTTAAGTGTTTGTTTCTTGGAtattctcgtacccagaaggggtatcgaTGTTTTGACCCTGTTACTCACCAACAGTTTATTTCTGCTGATGTTACCTTTTTCGAGAGTTCCCCTTATTTTGCTGGTTCCTCTGTTGATGTTAATCTTGATGAAGTTGGTCGGGTTGCTGCCCctgctcctcttcctcctcttcctctaccGATAGCTGCCCCACCTGTACAGGTTTATGTGCGCCGTCACCAACAGCAGTCGTTGCTCCCACTTCAACCTATTGCGGCCACTCCTTTACCGCCACCAGCTGATTCTTTGACTGTAGATCCTCCTGTTGGTGTTGATGATCTCCCTATTGCTCAGAGAAAAGGTACTCGTACTTGCACTACTCGTCCTCTTTATCCTCTGGCAAattatgtgtctatttctcatCTTTCTCTTCATTATTGTGCTTTTGCTACTGCATTACATTCTACTTTTATTCCCACTTTTTATACCATTGCTATGTCTCACCCTAAGTGGaaaaatgctatggatgtggagatggaggCTCTCATCTCTCGTAAGACTTGGTCTTTAGTTGATCTCCcacctggtaaggatcttgttaagtgtcaTTGGGTGTACACGGTGAGGTACAATCCCGATGGTACTGTGGAGCAGCACAAGGCCCGtttggttgccaaagg ACGACAGGGGTCTAATGTGGTCATCCTAgcaatatatgttgatgatattattattaccggtaatgatgcttctgggaTTGCCCAT tttggtgcttctgatgacacAGACTTTAGTGATCCACACCAGTATCGATGCCTGGTCGGTAGACTTATCTATCTTACAGTTACTCGTCttgatatttcttttgttgtgggtgttatcagtcagttcatgcagacGCCTAAGCAAGTTCATTGGGAGGCTGCTTGTCGTATTTTACGTTACCTTAAGGGTGCTCCTGGCAAGGGCCTTGTCTATCACCGTCAGGGACACACTAGCATTGTTGGATTTTCTGATGCCGCGTAG